A genomic segment from Mycoplasmopsis arginini encodes:
- the thiI gene encoding tRNA uracil 4-sulfurtransferase ThiI: MNNIEEKEILIRYGELTLKGENKKDFINQLRKNLELYIPKNELKVEYDRAFCKFSESNLNSLRYIFGISSYSIVYKTSNELKDIEQLVLKIARENTFKSFAIKARRHNKNYKLTSSELNMHFGGLILNNFENKTVDLTNADLFIYIEVRDKYTYVFSNYIDGLGGMPVSSSERVLHLISGGIDSPVAANLLQKRGLKVDFLNFITPPHTDEKTTQKIDQIIQNLTKYQGSSTLFQINYTKLMNYIGLVSNQKYKITLMRRSFYRIAQKIAEKYNIKALSNGENLAQVASQTLESIYTISEVCNLPIFRPLLTFDKNETIKIAEKLGTMEISIQKACETCELFAPRFPVTKPTREEARKLENELDQIEKIEDEIIKQVEIKKFIL, encoded by the coding sequence ATGAACAATATAGAAGAGAAAGAGATTTTAATAAGATATGGAGAGTTAACGCTTAAGGGCGAAAACAAAAAAGATTTTATAAATCAATTAAGAAAAAATCTAGAATTGTACATTCCAAAAAATGAATTAAAAGTTGAGTACGACAGGGCTTTTTGTAAATTTTCTGAAAGTAATTTAAATTCATTAAGATACATTTTTGGAATTTCATCTTATTCAATTGTTTATAAAACTTCAAATGAATTAAAGGACATTGAACAATTAGTATTAAAAATTGCCAGAGAAAATACTTTTAAATCTTTTGCTATTAAGGCAAGAAGGCATAATAAGAATTATAAGTTGACATCTTCAGAATTAAATATGCATTTTGGTGGATTGATTTTAAATAATTTTGAAAATAAGACAGTCGATTTAACTAACGCTGATCTATTTATTTATATTGAAGTTAGAGATAAATATACTTATGTTTTTAGTAATTATATTGACGGACTAGGAGGGATGCCAGTATCTTCTTCTGAAAGAGTTTTACATTTAATTAGCGGTGGAATTGATTCACCAGTTGCTGCTAATTTATTACAGAAAAGAGGTTTAAAAGTTGATTTTCTAAATTTTATAACTCCACCACATACTGATGAAAAAACAACACAAAAAATAGATCAAATAATTCAAAATTTAACCAAATACCAAGGTTCAAGTACTTTATTTCAAATTAACTATACAAAACTTATGAACTATATTGGTTTGGTATCAAATCAAAAATACAAAATTACATTAATGCGTCGTAGTTTCTACCGAATTGCACAAAAAATAGCGGAAAAATATAATATTAAAGCTTTATCAAATGGTGAAAATTTAGCACAGGTTGCTTCACAAACATTAGAATCAATTTATACTATTTCAGAAGTTTGCAATTTACCAATTTTTCGTCCGCTATTAACCTTTGATAAAAATGAGACAATTAAAATAGCAGAAAAACTAGGAACTATGGAAATCTCAATACAAAAAGCTTGTGAAACATGTGAACTTTTTGCACCGCGCTTTCCAGTGACAAAACCAACAAGAGAAGAAGCTAGAAAACTAGAAAATGAATTAGATCAAATTGAAAAAATTGAAGATGAAATTATCAAGCAAGTAGAAATTAAAAAATTTATACTATAA
- a CDS encoding DNA gyrase/topoisomerase IV subunit B, with translation MNTTNYEAKDLKVLKGLDAVIKRPGMYIGSTDSNGLHHLIWEIVDNAIDEALAGFANNIKVILKKDGSVIVEDNGRGVPISKHESGKTGVELVFTELHAGGKFGEGAYKTSGGLHGVGSSVVNALSSKMEVTVYRDKKEYFTAFQQEKITQKTSIIGPTLKQGTKVQFWPNYDIFKKAKFSSDTVKEKLREASFLISNLKINYINENTNENIVFQTNEGIKEYINFVGEGRKFISTVFFASGLAKNGIEIEISLAYTENYNETIYSFVNNVKTRDGGTHETAFKSALTKTINEWYSKNNNSKTKINFDGLDVREGIIAVVSLKVPENILEFVGQTKDKLGTPEARESVEDFFSEKFTFFLNENKSEADKILEKIKRTYEGRMAARNARNEARKVKNKLDNKKILSNKLTPAQTKNASIKELFLVEGDSAGGSAKMGRDRVTQAILPLRGVVMNTDKAKLIDILANEELATIINTIGAGIGEDFDVKNSQYGKIIIMTDADVDGAHIQMLLLTFFWRYMKKLIEAGMVYIAMPPLYKVTIKNSNNKNFYAWDEEGLREITSQYNNYEIQRYKGLGEMNADQLWETTMNPKTRSIIKVNIDHQGLTERNITTFMSDDSEARKAWINNNIDFSSIDEFEINKK, from the coding sequence ATGAACACAACCAATTATGAAGCAAAAGATTTAAAAGTTTTAAAAGGATTAGATGCTGTTATTAAAAGACCAGGGATGTATATCGGGTCAACGGATTCAAATGGTTTACACCATTTAATTTGAGAAATTGTTGATAATGCAATTGATGAAGCCCTAGCAGGTTTTGCAAATAATATTAAAGTTATTCTAAAAAAAGACGGTTCAGTAATCGTTGAAGATAATGGTCGAGGAGTTCCTATTAGCAAACACGAATCAGGTAAAACTGGTGTCGAATTGGTTTTTACTGAATTACATGCTGGTGGAAAATTTGGAGAAGGGGCTTACAAAACTAGTGGAGGGTTACACGGAGTTGGATCTTCCGTAGTTAATGCACTTAGTTCAAAGATGGAAGTTACTGTTTATCGTGATAAAAAAGAGTATTTTACTGCATTCCAACAAGAAAAGATTACTCAAAAAACTTCAATTATCGGCCCAACATTAAAACAAGGAACTAAAGTACAATTTTGACCAAACTATGATATTTTTAAGAAAGCAAAATTCTCATCTGATACTGTTAAAGAAAAACTTAGAGAAGCAAGTTTTTTAATTTCTAATTTGAAAATTAATTATATAAATGAAAATACTAATGAAAATATTGTATTTCAAACAAATGAGGGAATTAAAGAATATATTAACTTTGTTGGTGAAGGAAGAAAATTTATAAGTACTGTGTTTTTTGCATCAGGACTTGCAAAAAATGGGATTGAAATTGAAATATCATTAGCATATACAGAAAACTATAATGAAACAATTTATTCTTTTGTTAACAACGTTAAAACAAGAGACGGTGGTACTCATGAAACCGCTTTTAAATCAGCTTTAACTAAAACTATAAATGAGTGGTATTCAAAAAATAATAACTCAAAAACTAAAATTAATTTTGATGGTCTAGATGTCCGTGAAGGAATTATTGCCGTTGTTTCCTTAAAAGTTCCTGAAAATATTTTGGAATTTGTTGGTCAAACAAAAGATAAATTGGGAACTCCTGAAGCTAGAGAGTCAGTTGAAGACTTTTTTAGTGAAAAATTTACATTCTTCTTGAATGAAAATAAATCTGAAGCAGATAAAATATTAGAAAAAATTAAAAGAACCTACGAAGGAAGAATGGCTGCTCGAAATGCTCGAAATGAAGCAAGAAAAGTAAAAAATAAATTAGATAATAAAAAAATTCTTTCAAATAAATTAACTCCTGCACAAACTAAAAATGCATCAATTAAAGAATTATTTTTAGTCGAAGGTGATTCAGCTGGAGGTTCAGCTAAAATGGGGCGTGATCGTGTTACTCAAGCTATTTTACCTTTAAGAGGGGTAGTAATGAACACTGATAAAGCCAAATTGATTGACATCTTAGCAAATGAAGAGTTAGCAACAATTATTAATACAATTGGTGCAGGAATTGGTGAAGATTTTGATGTTAAGAATTCACAATACGGAAAAATTATCATTATGACTGACGCCGACGTCGATGGAGCTCATATCCAAATGCTTTTATTGACTTTTTTCTGAAGATATATGAAGAAATTAATTGAAGCAGGGATGGTTTACATAGCAATGCCTCCTTTATATAAAGTTACAATTAAGAATTCTAATAATAAAAATTTTTATGCCTGAGATGAAGAAGGGTTAAGAGAAATTACTTCACAATATAATAACTACGAAATTCAAAGATATAAAGGGTTAGGGGAAATGAATGCCGATCAATTATGAGAAACAACAATGAACCCTAAAACAAGATCTATTATTAAGGTAAATATTGATCATCAAGGCTTAACCGAAAGAAATATTACAACGTTTATGAGTGATGACTCTGAGGCAAGAAAGGCTTGAATTAATAATAATATTGATTTTTCAAGTATTGATGAATTTGAAATTAATAAAAAATAG